GGAATATCGGAGAGATCGTCATCAAAATTGGGTTTGATGGCGTCTTGCGGAAGGGGGTACTTGGAGAATTTTTCGCCCAGCTCGGATTCAGACAAAGGTCCAGGGAAAACAATATCGGCCAAAACACCTGTCAGCTGAGGGGTTTTGCCTGAGACGGTGTAATATCTGCCCCGGGTGACTTTGTATTCTCCTTCGGGATTGACCTGGTCGGCCTGAGGTATCAAGGTAAAAGTCTGAAATGACCCTTTTCCGTAGGTGTGGTCGTCGCCCACGATCAGGGCTCTTCCATAATCTTGCAATGTCTGGGCGACAATTTCCGCCGCGGAGGCGCTAACCCTGTTCACCAGCACGATGAGCGGTCCATCCCACACTTCCTTGCTCTCGATATTGCGCAGATGCTGCACAAACCCGCTGTTGTCTTTGATGGAGACAACGGTGCCGTTGCCAATGAAGAGTCCTGTGACGGCCACGGCTTGCGTCAGAAGCCCGCCCGAGTTATAGCGTAAATCTAAAATGACACCTTTAACCTTGTGCTCTTCCTTCAGCTTTTCGAGCTCCCTTGAGAGATCCTGGGCCGAAGAGCTGTCTGGGTCTTGGTAGAAAGTGTGGAGTTTCAGGTAGGCGATGATGCCGTCTCCGAAAGGTTCGTAGGAGACTTCATAGCGTGCCTCTTTAAGAACTACCTCCCCCCTGATAATGGTGATATCGAGTTTTTCCTCTTTTTTGTCGTCTTGCTCGCCCACTTCACGGATGACTGTCAGTACTACAGGGGTGTTCTCTTCGCCTCGTATCAGCTCGACCGCGTCGACAATGTCCATTCCGACTACAGGCTCGCCATTGACGGCGATGATTCTGTCTTTTGCTTTAAGCTCTTTGCTGTTCCAGGCGGGGCCTCCCTCCACAAGCTTTGTGACAGTAAAGCCGTTTAGATCGTCCCGAAGTTGCGCTCCAATTCCAAACAGGCGCTGCTGGACATTGATCATGAATTGTTTGGCCTCTTCCGGGGTAAAATAGGCTGTGTGCGTATCCAGTGCCGAGGCGGTGGCTTTTAAAATTTTTGTCAGGATCAGCTTGTTTCTTTGATCCTTG
The DNA window shown above is from Estrella lausannensis and carries:
- a CDS encoding S41 family peptidase, with protein sequence MNAPCNNRLGTMKIYKSLLLLLILSSSLLSAKLPDLDENKTLKKVKEMLSLHASEKEINPELMGRILKNYLEELDPTKTYFIESDIKEWLDPSPEYLSKITQEYLKANFTAFNEIFLAMTHAIERRHELEKEIDFSDLPKNVLPEEFKDMQWVKTTDELKNRILRIRALQVETASQLTEDLKDTSLQRINKRQAKNEEELLDKNKDQRNKLILTKILKATASALDTHTAYFTPEEAKQFMINVQQRLFGIGAQLRDDLNGFTVTKLVEGGPAWNSKELKAKDRIIAVNGEPVVGMDIVDAVELIRGEENTPVVLTVIREVGEQDDKKEEKLDITIIRGEVVLKEARYEVSYEPFGDGIIAYLKLHTFYQDPDSSSAQDLSRELEKLKEEHKVKGVILDLRYNSGGLLTQAVAVTGLFIGNGTVVSIKDNSGFVQHLRNIESKEVWDGPLIVLVNRVSASAAEIVAQTLQDYGRALIVGDDHTYGKGSFQTFTLIPQADQVNPEGEYKVTRGRYYTVSGKTPQLTGVLADIVFPGPLSESELGEKFSKYPLPQDAIKPNFDDDLSDIPPFQREKVRLAYKSTIQPKLTIYDQYLDTLKQNASWRLKHNKNYQTFLKELKKKKDHVEGEEEDFGQNDLQLNEAVNLMKDLVILMDASKKKAA